A single region of the Methanomassiliicoccales archaeon genome encodes:
- the dapA gene encoding 4-hydroxy-tetrahydrodipicolinate synthase, whose amino-acid sequence MLKAEWLKGVYPALVTPFKSDESMDEEKLRNLVEHLMPDVDGFVVNGTTGEFVYMSEEERNRAIEVVVDQVDGRKPVIAGTGSSGTKITVQLTKDAMDLGADAALVVTPYYFNPSWKEIYEHFDEVNSVGLPIILYNIPQCTTVHQKWWTSEGLAYLDNVIGIKDSSGDMPYMAALFEKFRGKISILCGHDEIAMAAMAEGADGVILASANLIPNIWQDIRRHIINGEIEEARQLQQKIQKLVRIVTRTSGPQSCKAGLWMMGVDPGKARRPTMPGDAFQHEDLEELRIELENVGKISKREIEYDLGNKTVRTDVFATPQTPSVVRNFGLLVGEGFAGPPVQETAHTDLLIGVKGGPVDKAIDRALEVDVDQVKMRIVLDRPRTLLVPTISTRTASQEELLYVHAADGLKWGIEASIKDGFLPEEILDDIVLLANVFVHPAAANKRRVMVNNYKAARHAIRKAIEGRPTMEEIFYQKRSVRHPFKYTP is encoded by the coding sequence ATGCTGAAGGCAGAATGGCTCAAGGGAGTGTACCCCGCTCTCGTTACCCCCTTCAAGAGCGACGAGAGCATGGACGAGGAGAAGCTGAGGAATCTAGTCGAGCACCTGATGCCAGATGTGGATGGATTCGTGGTCAACGGAACCACCGGGGAATTCGTTTACATGTCTGAGGAGGAGAGGAACCGTGCCATTGAGGTCGTGGTGGACCAAGTGGACGGGAGGAAACCAGTGATCGCGGGAACAGGTTCCAGCGGTACCAAGATTACCGTCCAGCTCACAAAAGACGCCATGGACCTTGGCGCAGACGCTGCCCTGGTGGTCACGCCGTACTATTTCAACCCTTCATGGAAGGAGATATACGAACACTTCGATGAGGTCAACTCAGTTGGATTACCGATCATTCTTTACAACATACCCCAGTGCACTACAGTCCATCAGAAGTGGTGGACTTCAGAAGGTCTGGCTTACCTCGATAACGTCATCGGAATTAAGGACTCCAGCGGGGACATGCCATACATGGCCGCCCTCTTCGAGAAGTTCAGGGGTAAGATCAGCATCCTGTGTGGTCACGATGAGATCGCTATGGCGGCTATGGCCGAGGGAGCTGATGGAGTGATCCTGGCAAGTGCCAATCTGATCCCAAACATATGGCAGGATATCCGACGCCATATCATCAATGGAGAGATTGAGGAGGCCAGGCAACTCCAGCAGAAGATACAGAAGCTTGTTAGAATAGTGACCAGGACAAGCGGACCCCAATCATGCAAGGCGGGCCTATGGATGATGGGGGTTGATCCTGGAAAAGCCAGAAGGCCTACCATGCCCGGAGACGCCTTCCAGCACGAGGATCTTGAAGAACTCAGGATAGAATTGGAAAATGTGGGCAAGATATCCAAAAGGGAGATCGAGTACGATCTTGGAAATAAGACTGTTAGAACCGATGTGTTCGCAACTCCCCAGACACCTTCGGTGGTAAGAAACTTCGGGCTACTTGTAGGGGAAGGATTCGCGGGACCGCCCGTGCAGGAGACTGCCCACACTGACCTGCTGATTGGAGTCAAGGGAGGGCCTGTCGATAAAGCCATAGATCGCGCCCTTGAAGTGGATGTGGACCAGGTTAAGATGCGCATCGTACTTGACCGCCCCAGAACATTACTAGTGCCCACAATCTCAACCAGGACGGCTTCACAGGAGGAGCTGCTCTATGTTCATGCGGCCGATGGGCTCAAATGGGGCATAGAGGCCTCGATCAAGGATGGATTCCTTCCAGAGGAGATTCTAGATGATATCGTGCTACTTGCCAACGTTTTCGTCCACCCTGCAGCGGCCAACAAGCGCAGGGTCATGGTGAACAACTACAAGGCTGCCAGACATGCCATAAGGAAGGCGATCGAGGGAAGGCCAACAATGGAGGAGATCTTCTATCAGAAGAGATCAGTCAGGCATCCTTTCAAGTACACTCCATGA
- a CDS encoding helix-turn-helix domain-containing protein, with protein sequence MDKKSAFDVYSTSSGLKQVSNPVRQKILSELQRKDLSLSEIASLTSKAQSTLSVHLDKMVKEGLVASRDDPTDNRRKIFYLISRPVGSSVVPREDLRKAVGETIQSSIGTPSSFLKGMIRSIILGVEAIGFNMDPVLKDIGRQIGSELSKSMKSTSIEELMEEVQEFYEIHEMGEVCVYTFLPLTLIIRDDYDCKELPEASKTLCLLNEGIIEAILETRSGVPLKVTDTECFGTGMNYCKYVIEPSVY encoded by the coding sequence ATGGACAAGAAGTCGGCCTTTGACGTCTACTCTACAAGTTCCGGACTGAAACAGGTGTCTAATCCGGTCCGACAGAAAATTCTTAGCGAGCTTCAGAGAAAGGACCTTAGCTTGAGTGAGATCGCTTCACTTACTAGTAAAGCCCAATCCACCTTGTCCGTCCATCTTGACAAGATGGTTAAGGAGGGATTGGTCGCCTCAAGAGATGACCCTACGGACAACCGTCGCAAGATATTCTACCTGATTTCAAGACCCGTCGGAAGCTCGGTCGTCCCCAGGGAGGACCTGAGGAAAGCCGTGGGAGAAACCATCCAGAGCTCGATCGGTACCCCCAGCTCGTTCCTTAAGGGGATGATCAGGAGCATAATCCTGGGAGTTGAAGCCATTGGGTTCAACATGGACCCCGTCCTCAAAGACATTGGAAGGCAAATAGGGTCCGAGCTATCCAAGTCCATGAAATCCACCTCCATCGAGGAGCTGATGGAAGAAGTCCAGGAGTTCTACGAGATTCACGAAATGGGTGAGGTGTGCGTCTACACTTTCCTTCCCTTGACCTTGATCATCAGGGACGATTATGATTGCAAGGAACTTCCTGAAGCAAGCAAGACCCTCTGCCTTTTAAATGAGGGTATAATAGAGGCCATCTTGGAGACAAGATCGGGAGTACCTCTGAAGGTCACGGACACCGAGTGTTTCGGAACTGGAATGAACTACTGCAAATATGTGATAGAACCCTCAGTTTACTGA
- the dapA gene encoding 4-hydroxy-tetrahydrodipicolinate synthase, translating to MSSDFRLEGVFPALVTPFDKQKEINEEAFRLLIDTVLEHVDGFVPCGTTGEFDYMTTEERKRVFDICIDQVNGKRPVIAGTGAPGTRQVMELTRYAEDAGADACLVVTPYFLHPSDKGIYEHFWQVANSTELSIILYNIPQCVGRVLPRRVVEDLAEIDNVVGLKDSSGDLTYTMEIIEKVKGKINVVVGHDEVVLPALAGGCTGMILASAQVYPDIWQKVYRAVKEGDLESARREQLQVQKLSRIFTRYGGFVPIKAALGAMGIKMGTPRKPLKVGGVILHEDREEIRLELEKIGKVPPSEVKMDLPELPLEKRFEDIGITAEQTSEVGILVGDGNAGEGINKVSIDLVAGPKAGPVGDSFASQIVYLRHGFEALPSVLEPNLSAKPSTLIVPKVELKNLRQANIYYGPAQGGIARAISDKVEDCIIPMEIVDSHVMLTKAFVHPNALERDILFNNFYAATSQAIDKAFGKGV from the coding sequence ATGTCGAGTGACTTTCGATTAGAAGGGGTCTTTCCGGCTCTCGTGACACCGTTCGACAAGCAGAAGGAGATCAACGAGGAGGCTTTCAGACTCCTCATAGATACGGTCCTTGAACATGTTGACGGATTCGTTCCCTGTGGTACCACGGGCGAGTTCGACTACATGACAACTGAGGAGAGGAAGAGGGTCTTCGACATCTGCATCGATCAGGTGAACGGAAAGCGTCCGGTAATCGCCGGAACTGGTGCCCCTGGCACCAGGCAGGTAATGGAGCTCACTAGGTATGCGGAGGACGCGGGTGCCGATGCCTGTTTGGTGGTGACGCCGTACTTCTTGCATCCGTCTGATAAGGGTATTTACGAACACTTCTGGCAGGTGGCCAATTCAACAGAACTTTCGATAATTCTGTACAACATACCCCAATGCGTTGGGCGCGTGCTCCCAAGGAGGGTCGTGGAGGATCTCGCTGAGATCGATAATGTAGTGGGCCTGAAGGACTCCTCGGGAGACCTCACCTACACCATGGAGATCATCGAGAAGGTCAAAGGCAAGATCAATGTCGTTGTGGGCCATGATGAAGTCGTTCTCCCTGCCCTAGCTGGAGGCTGCACTGGAATGATACTCGCCAGTGCTCAGGTCTATCCAGACATCTGGCAGAAGGTGTATAGGGCAGTGAAGGAAGGGGATCTCGAATCGGCACGCAGGGAGCAGCTGCAGGTCCAGAAGCTCTCGAGGATCTTCACCAGGTATGGTGGCTTTGTCCCAATCAAGGCGGCTCTTGGCGCGATGGGGATCAAGATGGGGACTCCTCGGAAACCGCTCAAAGTAGGAGGTGTTATCCTCCACGAGGACAGAGAAGAGATACGCCTTGAGCTGGAGAAGATCGGAAAGGTCCCTCCCTCGGAGGTGAAAATGGATCTTCCTGAACTTCCATTGGAGAAGCGCTTTGAAGATATCGGAATCACCGCTGAACAAACAAGTGAGGTCGGAATCCTAGTAGGGGACGGGAACGCTGGTGAAGGCATCAACAAGGTGTCAATCGATCTCGTTGCTGGGCCAAAGGCCGGGCCGGTCGGGGATAGTTTCGCCTCGCAGATAGTATACCTGAGACATGGATTCGAGGCGCTCCCGAGTGTACTGGAACCCAATCTCTCGGCCAAACCCTCAACGCTGATCGTTCCAAAGGTGGAGCTGAAGAACCTCAGACAGGCAAACATCTACTACGGCCCAGCACAGGGTGGCATAGCCAGGGCCATATCGGACAAGGTGGAGGATTGTATCATACCAATGGAGATCGTCGATTCGCACGTGATGCTGACTAAGGCATTCGTCCATCCTAACGCACTGGAGAGAGACATACTGTTCAACAATTTCTACGCCGCAACCTCACAGGCCATTGACAAGGCCTTCGGGAAGGGGGTGTGA
- a CDS encoding DUF2178 domain-containing protein — protein sequence MNPMRYRFYSRLGLIIVALIVVLSTFLEIYALPLIVVPVAILCLLGLRRRVDGSIIDERTYRISELASRRTVQFVGVVTGIGGGVMVTLGEMGYAGVSLPGYAMGFMASFLIFCYIGFYGYYRRKLGEFTDAE from the coding sequence ATGAATCCTATGAGATACAGGTTCTACTCAAGATTGGGTTTGATCATTGTAGCCCTGATTGTTGTGCTCTCCACATTCCTAGAAATCTATGCTCTGCCCTTGATTGTTGTTCCAGTGGCTATTCTATGCCTACTTGGTCTGAGACGTCGAGTTGATGGATCGATAATCGATGAAAGGACCTACCGAATAAGTGAGCTCGCTTCCAGAAGGACTGTCCAGTTCGTTGGAGTCGTTACAGGAATAGGAGGCGGAGTGATGGTTACTCTAGGAGAGATGGGGTACGCGGGTGTCTCCTTACCCGGATATGCCATGGGATTCATGGCCTCCTTCCTCATATTCTGCTATATTGGGTTCTATGGATATTATAGGAGGAAGCTTGGGGAGTTCACTGATGCAGAATAA
- the mtnA gene encoding S-methyl-5-thioribose-1-phosphate isomerase, producing MKVVIGNGESDIRSVWFENGRVRMIDQRTLPQRFIIVDFDDHRKVAEAIANMTIRGAPSIGAAAAYGMALAAIRGQDIAEAEATLKGSRPTANDLFYAVDHMLNSIRSGADALQAAEKYADTIVDRCRRIGEYGSSLIEDGAKIMTHCNAGALAAVDIGTALASIREAWTKGKQLFVYVSETRPRLQGMRLTAWELLNEGIPHAIIPDGASGHYMKQGVDMVITGADRIASNGDFANKIGTYEKAVIAKQLGIPFYVAAPFSTFDFSISNGEKIPIEHRSEDEVTMINGTRIAPLGSPAFNPAFDVTPAELVTAFITEIGVLKVEDIHKIRGENDVL from the coding sequence TTGAAGGTGGTTATAGGCAACGGGGAGAGCGATATCAGATCGGTCTGGTTCGAGAACGGAAGAGTTAGAATGATCGATCAGAGGACTCTTCCCCAGCGTTTTATCATAGTCGATTTCGATGACCATCGGAAGGTGGCAGAGGCCATTGCCAACATGACAATAAGGGGTGCCCCCTCGATCGGCGCGGCCGCTGCTTATGGAATGGCATTGGCCGCTATCAGGGGGCAGGACATCGCAGAGGCGGAAGCAACCCTCAAGGGATCTAGACCCACTGCCAACGATCTCTTCTACGCGGTGGATCACATGTTGAATTCCATCCGGTCCGGAGCGGATGCCCTGCAGGCTGCGGAGAAGTACGCAGATACCATCGTGGATAGGTGCAGGCGTATCGGGGAGTATGGATCCTCTCTCATAGAAGATGGGGCCAAGATTATGACCCACTGCAACGCTGGAGCACTTGCTGCCGTTGACATCGGCACTGCCCTTGCCTCCATCCGAGAGGCTTGGACCAAAGGAAAGCAACTATTCGTGTACGTTTCAGAGACTCGACCTAGATTGCAGGGGATGCGACTCACGGCGTGGGAGCTGCTGAACGAGGGGATTCCCCATGCCATCATCCCAGATGGAGCCTCCGGTCATTACATGAAACAGGGAGTTGACATGGTCATCACCGGAGCGGACAGAATAGCATCCAATGGTGATTTCGCCAACAAGATAGGCACCTATGAGAAAGCGGTGATTGCAAAGCAGCTTGGCATTCCGTTCTATGTCGCGGCGCCGTTCTCAACCTTTGATTTCTCTATCAGTAACGGTGAGAAAATACCGATCGAACACCGATCGGAGGATGAAGTGACGATGATAAATGGTACGAGGATCGCTCCCCTAGGTTCGCCGGCCTTCAATCCGGCCTTTGATGTGACTCCGGCAGAGCTGGTGACCGCCTTCATCACGGAAATCGGTGTATTGAAAGTGGAGGACATTCACAAGATTAGGGGTGAGAACGATGTCCTCTGA
- the corA gene encoding magnesium/cobalt transporter CorA, giving the protein MNKLFRTSSKGRGLPPGALVFVGEEREEEPKIRVIDYDMTEIQEWKEATVQECVRLKETSTISWINVDGLSNIDLIKELGEAFGLHPLVLEDIPHTGQRPKIEDYEDYIFITVKMLSFDEKENLVDSEQVSIVLGDNYVISFQEKEGDCFERVRDRIRNSKGRIRKMGPDYLAYSLLDSIIDNYFEVMEGIGNWIESIDLEISSGFMKDAPRVINSMKKQLLIVRRSLWPLRELINTMARSENTLITDAVAIFIRDIYDHTVELIETMESFRDVLSGLLDIHMSSVSNRMNEVMKTLTIIATIFIPLTFIAGIYGMNFANMPELNWDWGYYMVWAVMISLALLLVLYFKRKHWI; this is encoded by the coding sequence ATGAACAAGCTCTTTAGGACCTCCTCCAAGGGGAGAGGACTTCCCCCGGGTGCCTTGGTGTTTGTGGGTGAGGAGAGGGAGGAAGAGCCCAAGATACGTGTCATCGACTACGACATGACCGAAATCCAGGAATGGAAGGAAGCCACTGTACAGGAATGCGTTCGCCTCAAAGAGACCTCCACGATTTCATGGATCAATGTCGATGGCCTGTCTAATATCGATTTGATCAAGGAGCTTGGCGAAGCGTTCGGCCTCCATCCTCTTGTACTTGAGGACATACCGCACACTGGTCAGAGGCCAAAGATTGAGGATTATGAAGATTACATTTTCATTACTGTGAAGATGCTATCCTTCGACGAAAAGGAGAATCTGGTGGACTCCGAGCAGGTATCGATAGTCTTGGGTGACAATTACGTGATCTCCTTCCAGGAGAAGGAGGGAGATTGCTTCGAACGGGTACGTGACAGGATAAGGAACAGCAAGGGGAGGATAAGGAAGATGGGGCCAGATTATCTGGCCTATTCGCTTTTGGATTCCATAATTGACAATTACTTCGAGGTGATGGAGGGCATCGGCAACTGGATTGAGAGCATCGACTTGGAGATATCCTCTGGTTTCATGAAAGACGCTCCAAGGGTCATCAACTCCATGAAGAAGCAGTTACTCATAGTCCGAAGATCTCTATGGCCTTTAAGAGAGCTCATCAACACCATGGCTAGATCAGAGAACACACTGATCACTGACGCGGTAGCCATATTCATAAGGGATATCTACGACCACACTGTGGAGTTGATTGAGACCATGGAGTCATTTAGAGACGTACTTTCAGGTCTCCTTGACATTCACATGTCATCGGTGAGCAATAGGATGAACGAGGTCATGAAGACGCTCACCATAATAGCCACGATCTTCATTCCACTGACATTCATTGCCGGTATCTATGGGATGAACTTCGCCAACATGCCGGAACTGAACTGGGACTGGGGGTACTATATGGTCTGGGCAGTGATGATCTCCCTCGCCCTTCTCCTTGTCCTCTATTTCAAGCGAAAGCATTGGATTTGA
- a CDS encoding class II aldolase/adducin family protein — translation MSSESSLRMEIVRFGKLMAERNLTFATGGNISARLDEETILITPSGVRKGEMRGDDLIVLNLRDNSFKGRKKPSIETPLHTAFYKRNDVNAVLHGHPPFCTILAVKCIPLKTALIPEGVVVLGKVPLVPYRTPGSADLASSLQSAKGDGKGYLMEKHGALAVGTDLNEAFNRLEEMEFIASIQVRAEMLGGAEELPDQEIVKILRI, via the coding sequence ATGTCCTCTGAGAGCAGTCTCCGGATGGAGATCGTGAGGTTCGGGAAACTCATGGCGGAAAGGAACCTCACCTTCGCAACCGGAGGTAACATAAGCGCAAGATTGGATGAGGAGACCATCCTCATAACCCCCTCCGGTGTGAGGAAAGGTGAGATGAGGGGAGACGACCTCATCGTTCTTAACCTGAGGGACAACAGCTTCAAGGGCCGAAAGAAGCCTTCGATCGAGACACCGCTACACACAGCCTTCTACAAGAGGAATGATGTAAACGCCGTCCTCCACGGTCATCCTCCCTTCTGCACGATACTTGCCGTGAAGTGTATACCTCTCAAGACCGCTCTGATTCCGGAGGGGGTCGTGGTGCTGGGTAAGGTCCCACTGGTACCTTACAGGACGCCGGGCTCGGCCGATCTCGCTTCATCACTCCAGTCAGCAAAGGGAGATGGCAAAGGATACCTCATGGAGAAACACGGTGCACTTGCAGTAGGAACCGATCTTAATGAAGCCTTCAATCGGCTGGAGGAAATGGAGTTCATAGCCAGCATCCAGGTTCGGGCAGAAATGCTTGGCGGAGCAGAGGAGCTCCCTGATCAGGAGATAGTGAAGATCCTCCGCATATGA
- a CDS encoding histidine phosphatase family protein, producing MAWRRIYILRHGETDWNRKKLFRGRSDIELSQRGRDQARAAAETFRRKQISSMYTSPVLRSVETAEIVSEIIGIPFTEALELSDPDCGRWTGMDLEKVRIIYPQEHELMENHPSQLRFPGGESVFEVYERVSRFILQDLWDLEDGNILLVTHNFIFQVFSMAVLGCHLDSLYNLEMDNGAISEYVRKGDRVILVKVNDNNHLEGI from the coding sequence ATGGCCTGGCGAAGGATATACATACTCAGGCATGGAGAAACCGACTGGAACAGGAAAAAGCTGTTCAGAGGACGTTCTGACATCGAACTCAGTCAAAGAGGGAGAGATCAGGCGAGAGCAGCTGCGGAAACCTTTCGCAGAAAGCAGATATCGTCCATGTACACCAGCCCCGTGCTGAGATCTGTGGAGACTGCTGAGATAGTATCAGAGATTATTGGAATTCCATTCACTGAAGCACTGGAACTCTCTGACCCAGATTGTGGAAGATGGACCGGAATGGATTTGGAAAAGGTTCGAATTATCTACCCTCAAGAGCACGAATTAATGGAAAATCACCCCTCCCAGCTACGATTCCCCGGGGGAGAGAGCGTTTTTGAGGTCTATGAAAGGGTGTCCCGTTTCATTCTTCAGGATCTCTGGGACCTTGAGGATGGAAACATCCTTCTGGTGACTCACAACTTCATCTTTCAGGTGTTCTCTATGGCCGTCCTAGGGTGCCACCTAGACAGCTTATACAATTTGGAGATGGACAACGGTGCCATCTCAGAGTATGTGAGAAAAGGAGACAGGGTGATCCTGGTCAAGGTGAATGATAACAATCATCTCGAGGGGATCTGA
- a CDS encoding helix-turn-helix transcriptional regulator — MQNKIKVLRAMHDLTQEELASRVGVTRQTIIAIEKGKYDPSLDLAFKIAGYFQLSIEDIFKP, encoded by the coding sequence ATGCAGAATAAGATCAAGGTTCTCAGGGCAATGCATGACCTCACCCAAGAGGAGTTAGCCAGCAGAGTTGGGGTTACCAGGCAGACAATTATTGCCATAGAGAAGGGAAAGTACGACCCCTCACTCGACCTAGCATTCAAGATCGCAGGTTACTTCCAACTGAGCATAGAGGATATTTTCAAACCATAA
- a CDS encoding ribosomal biogenesis protein, whose translation MILVTKWFGVFLCDGDKVKKHILFGKDPQLMAERMAAVQRGEILLEEEELAGKGVRVSDPRLSKLGKPVFFDSSFIKPENYGLGRDLMHEVMVNLAKLRTREPVSRDRCILQAIRAIDDLIETINLMSERLHEWYGLYFPELSDYARDERYPLLILDLGDRDAVIKELELDLESVGHEMEERDIAPVRDLAAQLIQLYKRKSELETYLAESMEEVAPNLTHLLTANLGARLISLAGGLKRLSQLPSSTVQLLGAEKAMFLHLKNGKRPPKHGVIYQHPLVHRAAPWQRGKMARTLAGKISIAAKVDEWGGEFIADRLKEELDARAEEIKKKYPNPPKRKKSKRRK comes from the coding sequence ATGATCCTGGTCACCAAGTGGTTCGGCGTGTTCCTATGCGACGGGGATAAGGTGAAAAAACACATCCTATTCGGAAAAGATCCCCAGCTCATGGCCGAAAGGATGGCCGCGGTTCAGCGAGGGGAGATACTCCTCGAGGAGGAGGAACTCGCTGGTAAGGGTGTCAGGGTCTCGGACCCTCGCCTTTCCAAGTTAGGCAAGCCAGTGTTCTTCGACTCCTCCTTCATAAAACCAGAGAATTATGGCCTGGGTAGAGACCTCATGCATGAGGTAATGGTAAACCTTGCCAAGCTTCGGACAAGAGAACCTGTGAGCAGGGATAGGTGCATTCTCCAGGCGATAAGGGCGATAGATGACCTTATTGAGACCATCAACCTGATGAGCGAGCGGCTCCACGAGTGGTACGGACTGTACTTCCCCGAGCTTTCTGACTATGCCCGGGACGAAAGGTACCCCTTGCTCATCCTGGATTTGGGAGATCGGGACGCGGTCATCAAGGAGCTAGAACTTGACCTTGAATCGGTGGGACACGAGATGGAGGAGAGGGACATCGCCCCCGTAAGAGATCTTGCAGCCCAGCTAATCCAGCTCTATAAGAGAAAATCTGAATTGGAGACTTACCTGGCGGAGAGCATGGAGGAAGTGGCACCAAACCTCACGCATTTGCTGACGGCCAATCTTGGCGCGAGGTTGATCTCCCTGGCTGGTGGATTGAAGCGCCTTTCACAGCTTCCTTCGAGCACCGTCCAGCTTCTCGGCGCTGAGAAGGCCATGTTCCTTCACCTGAAGAACGGCAAGCGTCCACCAAAGCATGGGGTGATATACCAGCACCCACTGGTGCACAGGGCGGCACCATGGCAGAGGGGAAAGATGGCCCGCACGCTCGCGGGTAAGATTTCTATCGCCGCCAAGGTAGATGAGTGGGGCGGTGAGTTCATAGCAGACCGCTTAAAGGAGGAGCTGGATGCTAGAGCGGAGGAAATCAAGAAGAAGTATCCAAACCCTCCTAAGAGAAAGAAGTCGAAGCGGAGGAAATGA
- a CDS encoding GNAT family N-acetyltransferase — MKEFEGQKISFRPAEKADVSMLVDMESMSFHEADKFSRRKIGRYIHNPSRSIIVDVIETGSRPVGYSVYLTRSNSRTISLHSVCIIPEMRGKGIIRAYLDKRLTGFRDVYNKIVLRVRTSNTAARDLYRSLEFSVDGVEAGYYPDGEDAIRMTKSL, encoded by the coding sequence TTGAAGGAATTTGAGGGTCAAAAGATCTCCTTCAGACCAGCCGAAAAAGCAGATGTCTCCATGCTCGTCGATATGGAGAGCATGTCTTTCCACGAGGCGGACAAGTTCTCTAGGCGAAAGATAGGCCGCTACATTCACAATCCCTCTCGCTCGATCATTGTGGACGTGATCGAAACCGGGAGCAGACCGGTAGGTTACTCGGTCTATCTGACCAGAAGTAATTCTAGGACGATATCGCTTCACTCGGTCTGTATTATCCCAGAGATGCGTGGTAAGGGCATAATCAGAGCCTATCTTGATAAGAGACTGACAGGCTTTAGGGATGTGTACAACAAGATCGTTCTAAGGGTAAGAACAAGCAACACCGCGGCAAGAGACCTGTATCGTTCTCTTGAGTTCTCCGTTGACGGCGTGGAGGCAGGATATTATCCAGATGGAGAGGACGCCATCAGGATGACCAAGAGTCTTTGA
- a CDS encoding RimK family alpha-L-glutamate ligase — translation MARIAIFTERYTISRSPELTSLSNFRLAAFQMGHQLDFVFRNDIQLLENYDAVFIRALTDPMNVTYVVSRMAEMKGKRVLDDSESIRICCDKVYMYKRLMRDNVSLPDTVFLDSDEVIEENAHELFETLGVPLVLKAPESSFSAKVEKVSDPQEFVRIGKRFLRRTDRIIAQQFIPSDFDWRVVTLAGKALAVVKYVMPKNGWRIYDRREDGKTSVCTVQCPPMSEVSKGLIDVALSASRAVGNGLYGVDIKEVNGEFFVIEVNDNPNIDAGFEDEANPEIYSSIVKYLVGEDFEGI, via the coding sequence ATGGCGAGAATAGCGATATTCACAGAGAGATACACCATAAGCAGGTCCCCAGAGCTCACATCCCTGTCTAACTTCAGGCTTGCCGCCTTTCAAATGGGGCATCAGCTTGATTTCGTCTTCAGGAATGATATCCAGCTGCTTGAGAACTACGATGCTGTCTTCATTAGGGCGTTAACAGATCCAATGAATGTCACCTATGTGGTCTCCAGGATGGCGGAGATGAAGGGAAAACGGGTCCTGGATGACTCGGAAAGCATCCGGATATGCTGCGACAAGGTCTACATGTACAAGCGGTTGATGCGGGACAACGTATCCCTACCGGACACCGTCTTCCTGGATTCCGATGAGGTGATCGAGGAGAATGCCCACGAGCTCTTTGAGACACTGGGCGTTCCCTTGGTCCTTAAGGCTCCTGAGTCCAGCTTCTCTGCCAAGGTGGAGAAGGTAAGCGACCCCCAGGAGTTCGTCAGGATCGGGAAGAGATTCCTTCGCAGAACCGATCGGATCATTGCCCAGCAGTTCATTCCAAGCGATTTTGATTGGAGAGTGGTCACCCTTGCTGGAAAGGCCTTGGCCGTCGTCAAGTACGTCATGCCCAAGAATGGCTGGAGGATCTATGACCGAAGGGAAGATGGCAAGACCTCTGTCTGCACTGTTCAATGTCCCCCGATGAGTGAAGTCAGCAAGGGCCTGATAGATGTTGCCCTCAGCGCATCCAGAGCAGTTGGCAATGGCCTTTATGGGGTGGATATCAAGGAGGTCAATGGTGAGTTCTTTGTCATAGAGGTCAATGACAACCCCAACATTGACGCAGGTTTCGAGGATGAGGCTAATCCGGAGATCTATTCCAGCATCGTGAAGTATCTGGTCGGTGAGGATTTTGAAGGAATTTGA